A region from the Cytophagia bacterium CHB2 genome encodes:
- a CDS encoding OsmC family protein — translation MQRHASAVWQGTLKEGKGTLSTQSGVLQATPYSFSGRFESGAGTNPEELIAAAHAGCFTMALGAKLSAAGFPPEKLSTRANLALEQVQGNWTITTIHLELTGKVPGVARARFDELANDAKATCIVSRALTAQITLTATLEA, via the coding sequence ATGCAACGTCATGCTTCTGCGGTTTGGCAAGGAACCTTGAAAGAAGGCAAAGGCACGCTCTCAACGCAAAGCGGCGTCTTGCAGGCAACGCCCTATTCCTTCAGCGGCCGGTTTGAATCCGGCGCGGGCACCAACCCTGAAGAATTGATCGCCGCCGCGCACGCGGGCTGCTTCACCATGGCGCTGGGCGCGAAATTGAGCGCCGCCGGTTTTCCGCCGGAAAAGCTGAGCACACGCGCGAACCTGGCGCTCGAACAGGTGCAGGGTAATTGGACGATCACCACGATTCATTTGGAGCTGACCGGCAAAGTGCCGGGCGTCGCGCGCGCCAGGTTCGACGAGCTGGCCAACGACGCCAAGGCGACATGCATCGTCTCCCGCGCCCTCACGGCGCAAATCACGCTAACCGCGACGTTGGAAGCATAA
- a CDS encoding SDR family oxidoreductase, with protein sequence SLNDMTSYAPAYSISKAALNAVTRQLAAALQGKGIAVNSVCPGWVRTDMGGRHAPRSVAKGAETIVWRAAAAPQNLTGQFLRDRKVIPW encoded by the coding sequence TCTTTAAATGATATGACATCCTACGCGCCGGCCTACAGCATTTCCAAAGCTGCACTGAATGCCGTCACGCGCCAACTCGCGGCAGCGCTGCAAGGTAAAGGTATTGCCGTGAACTCGGTTTGTCCCGGCTGGGTCCGCACAGATATGGGCGGACGCCATGCGCCGCGGTCGGTGGCAAAGGGCGCGGAAACGATTGTCTGGCGTGCCGCCGCTGCGCCGCAAAATTTAACCGGCCAATTTTTGCGCGATCGTAAAGTTATTCCATGGTAA
- a CDS encoding DUF1203 domain-containing protein has protein sequence MIQFRVVAIPENVAEKARNTLKSPQYGHPAHVETAKGYGPCRFCLQTFRQGEEQRLLFTFNPFEGLDAYPSPGPIFIHRDACVRYEQRGFPAALRELPLMLEGYGRGRWQVARERVAHGDVESAITRIFAHAAVEYIHVRNAEAGCYIARLEREP, from the coding sequence ATGATTCAATTTCGCGTCGTTGCTATTCCTGAAAACGTTGCTGAAAAAGCTCGAAATACGCTGAAATCGCCACAGTATGGGCACCCGGCTCATGTCGAAACGGCAAAAGGCTACGGGCCTTGCCGTTTCTGCCTTCAAACATTTCGTCAAGGCGAAGAGCAGCGCCTTTTGTTCACATTCAATCCGTTTGAAGGCTTGGACGCCTATCCGTCTCCGGGGCCGATTTTCATTCATCGTGATGCCTGCGTTCGCTACGAGCAACGGGGTTTCCCGGCAGCATTGCGCGAATTACCGCTCATGCTCGAAGGGTATGGACGCGGGCGCTGGCAGGTGGCCCGCGAGCGCGTTGCGCACGGCGATGTCGAAAGCGCAATCACCCGGATTTTTGCGCATGCGGCCGTCGAATACATTCACGTAAGAAATGCGGAAGCGGGCTGCTACATTGCCCGGCTCGAGCGAGAACCGTAA